In one Heptranchias perlo isolate sHepPer1 chromosome 25, sHepPer1.hap1, whole genome shotgun sequence genomic region, the following are encoded:
- the LOC137342401 gene encoding histone H2B 1/2-like, producing the protein MPEKKAALKCVNKAVTKAPAKGEKKQQRLRKESYSIYIYKAMKQVHLDTGISSKAISIMNSFVNDIFERIVGEASRLAHYNKRHTINSQEIQYLLLPREHAKHAVSEGTKVVTKYISSK; encoded by the coding sequence atgcctgagaagAAAGCAGCTCTCAAGTGTGTCAATAAAGCAGTGACTAAAGCACCAGCAAAGGGTGAAAAGAAGCAGCAAAGgctgaggaaggagagttactcgatctacatctacaaagcgatgaagcaggttcacctggacaccggcatctcctccaaggccataagcatcatgaactcctttgtgaacgatatttttgaGCGCATcgtgggtgaggcttcccgcttggcccattacaacaagcgccACACCATCAACTCCCAAGAGATCCAGTACCTGCTGCTGCCCAGGGAGCATGCCAAGCATGCTGTGTCAGAAGGGACAAAGGTGGTGACCAAGTACATCAGCTCAAAGTAA